TgtataaacaagtacaatttccTGCACTATCAATAATTACAATTCTATGGCTGCATAAACAAGAAAACATAAAATGCTGAACATAAatgaaaataaccaaaaaatcCTTATCAGAATTGGAAATATAAAAgactaacttaaaaaattttaagaaaaaaggactaaaggACTTTATGGAAGACCAGTGCACAAAAGGAGTTCTCGTACCTGAACCTAACTTCTCCTTTAAATTGACCTGAGCGTAATGCAACCTACATCAAGGATTCCGAAATTCATTCGGTCAAAGATAAAACGATAGAAATGCAATAACAGAATAAGAAAAAGACATTTTTTCACGTTCTGTTGTGATTTTTGAATTGCGATCCTTGGTTTTCTTTTATAGCCTTCAAACCTTAACAAACAAGCCGATAGGCTGGCATACATTTGTATGCATGTGTGTGTGATTGAGAGAATGAGTGAGAGTCTCTTTCTGCAAAGTAGATAGTTATGGTACTGGAGTCAGGCACTAGAAATTCAAAATTAGCCTTTCCTTGTGGAAATTCTTGAAGCTTGGATTCCCACTTTAAATTGATCAGTCAAATTCATAACCTTTTGCACTCTAGAGTGGTCTTTAACTTCATTTGTGATACAACAGAAAAATGATGCAGTTAACCCTAAGTAGTTACCCCTATGTCCTAGGACGATATCATGTTTATTTatcaagagagagaaaaaaagaaaagaaaagaaagaaatggagACATAAACAGAGAGACAACATCTTGCTCGTATGATATGAAGTAGACACCATGCAGCAGTCAGTCTGGCTGCAACATGAATGATAAAGCCAGCAGCCTAGCCACATTCCGGTTACTAGGTTATGAAGCCCTTTGCACAGGCTAAATGGTATCATAAAACTGCTGAAGAGAAAAATGTAGATGAAGACTCTATTCAAAAGCAACCTATGAGTTCTTTTTCATGAAATGCCCTGACAGGTCAATATCTCCTTCAGAAGAAAAAGATACTTGGCAACAGCTCAGGAAATCTGCTTCTTTTAGAACTTACACCTAGTTTGCAAGGTAAACTGGTTCATTCCACCCCCTACCCTTCAAATATACATGGAACTATTGGAGGGTGGAAGTACTCCACATTTTAAGATGGGAAATCCTTTAAGGTTTTAAAGCTCAAGGTAGGTCCAAGCAATTGAGTTTCATATTTATAAAGATAGAACCTTGGAAGAGTAAACCTCAAAGCATAATAAAGTTCACAGGGTAACTATGATGGAGTCAAAAATCAAGTTCACTGTCTTTTATAAACTTCTTcaatgaagagaaagaaaaagaagagcgATAAACTTGCATGGTGTTTCATGtacacaaaattttatttatttcacatacTTTCTTCGCAAGAATTAGTAAGAACTCTAAAAGATGAATACCAAATAACAGCACGAACTCATATTAATTATAGCATCTCCCATGAGGAACTTTTGTTAAAAAGTTAAGATCCAAGGCACAAGCGAACGCAAAACTTCCAGAAACCAGCTCCTCATTCTACAAAACCCATAAGGTGAAAATACCATCTTAAGCTCACCTCAGTGCTACCAGAAGGAACAAATCCCAATAGTATTCCCTTATTAATTGTCATAGCAGAAATAATTCCACCCTGCAAGCATTAGAAACCAAGAGtggttaaaaaagaagaagaagagagaaatgaAAATGTAGATGAGATCAATGCAAATACAGGTGCAACATAGTAACCTGATGATCGACATGAGCTCCCAATGGACAAATCCTGTAAGGAGATACAACAACTCGAACGTCTTCTGTACCTTTTCCTGCCATTTCAGACACTATCTTTCTGATTTCATGTAACTGCAATCAGGGGTGCAGCGaggaaattttgttaaaatttcgaaattaaattgtatatttttacgagattaaaaatataattttattataattttaaaagattaaattaaatttttattattttttaaggggataaaatgtaattttacctttactatttttataaattttgaagggactaaatgaaaaattttccattttagggccGGGGCGCCTGCCACCCCTGGCCATGCGCCGACTGCAATCCAATCCCATTCCCCATCCACAATAAATATAAGTACGAAAAAAGGAGGGAAAAAGAGCAGATTCACTTATAAAAAGTGCAGAGGCAACCAAATCTACTACTTATCGTTTCCTTTGGAAAGCAAGAAAATTACAAGGTACTAATAAATTCTCATTAATGTGAATGAATCACAAGTTAACAATCAAACCCAGATTGCTAACCCAAAGAAAGAGAAAATGCACTGAAAGTGATGTATGGATCAAAAAAGAATTGTTACCTCGTCCTGAGTAGGCCACGACATTGCACCTATCCTCCCAATTTTTGCCTCTGAGCTTTCGTTCTCAATTTGAGGATAGTGTTTATAAACGGAAAAGAGTAGTAAGAACAAAGGAACTGCGAATAGGGGCTATCGATGAACCGAGAAATCTGTTAAAACGTCATTTTATTAGATATGTTACTACCATCATCTAATCATGGTAATGTTTACTTCACAACTTTTACTTTATTGCTTAATCTTAAAGAGAAATTATCTCGTCAGTATCGATGGACTTCAATGTTTGACAATATGACgtgttcttaaattttattaattatttttcttcaaatataattattaattaaaatatgggGTTTAAGTTGGATTTATAAATCAATTacttttatgttaaattattttgtattatttttttattttaaaatgatttacgagtaatataattgaaattttgaaaaacgTCGATTGAAAAATAACCTGTCAGAAAATAATagtatattcaaaataataataattgttaagacctaattaatttactttttttactGGTTGAATAATCAataggaaaaaaactaaaaaaaaaagcttgCAAAAGCCAAAAATACAACACAAAAGTCCAAATGCTTACAGTGGGCCAAAGTCCAACTATAACAAAGTTGAAGGAAACCTAGCTACAAATTATCATAGTTGAATTGTTCGAATAacgtttatttatatttttttattaagttaaataaattgtatacggatgaaatttttatatctatttaataaacGAACAAATACGAACAGAATTATGTTCGATTTATTTATGTTCACGAATAAACTCGTTTAAaagcttatttatttattaatgatattttttttataaaaattctattagtatatattaataaaattatctttaaaaCTAATTTATTGTTCCATtggtatatattaataaaattatattggtttgtatttttttcatttataatataattattaatatttatatttgactattttatatctaaataatatatgtgtatgtatttattttttgtttgtttattatttattaacattgttCGTGAATCgtgaacatgtttaattatatgttCACGAACATAATCGTTTAATGTTTGTGaatatatttgattaagttaAATAAACATGTTCGTAAACATTAAATAAACGAACATGTAATGTTtgtaaatatatttgattaaattaaataaacatgTTTGTGAACATTAAATAAACGAACATGGAACAcatgtaattttaaataaacgaaCATAAAGAGAAATTTAAAATTCTTAACAAACATAGACTAAACAcgaacaaacttaaaaatatacaaaCGAACATGAACAAAGATTTATTCATTCAAGTTCAATTCATTTACAACTTTAATCATCGTCGATAGAAAAGATCGCTTGAGAAGGCTTAAATTCATCACTAAATACAAATACACCTTTCAATGGCATGTAATGCCTCCGAAGGGATATCATGCCACAACAAGCCATAAAAGAAGCTCTGTAAATCACACAAGTGCTATAAGAGCCGACGCCCTAAGAATGATTACACTATCGATAAACGACTATAGCCACCAATCGCAAGATTTGGTGCGATGAGAATCGTGCTCTAGCAAGGTCCATGGTGAAGGCGGCGCAAGAAGATAGAGAATGCGGCAACTAGAGAGGTTGGGGAACACCGGGCTTGGAGGCTAGCCACATGTTCGAAGGGAAACTCTGCAAGACAATCGGCAAAAGGCTCCAAGCTTGTAAACCTATATTTTATGAATGGTTCTTTTAAGTAATGGGGCCTTAAGAGTAAAGGTAAGTAACGAGCTCTAATAATTGATTGGGTAAAGTGTACAATTAATCATCAAACTTCCATAACTTTTCGTTTTGGACATCAAgagataaaaaatttcatttcaggCACTACTATTaaaaaccatttcattttaaGCATAATcgctaaaaattattttcattttcgtcATCAGTCATTCATTCATTATCATTATACATTCATTTTAATCACCCAATTTTGATAAGTTTTCATGTTGGTCACTCGTTTTCCTTTTtaagattaattttatttttttaaagaaaaaattgagttattaatgaaacccaaataaaaatagtttttaacgccgattcttaaaattaaatttttattttttctatgtctcaaatgaaattttatgaaagttGGTCACCAAATATGTATTTTAccctaattaatttaattaaaatcatatttttaagtaATCAAAATATCATTGTctcaataaacataaaaaaatatataaaatactaatataaaaatttatattaatactGTAAATTTTCagtattagttaaaaaattagatttgttgtatagtttaaaatatttcagtattattattttattaatataagcTAGATTATACGATTTGTCATTCGGCTAttagtgtgttttttatttgGTCATAgaactaaaaaaattatcatctttGTCACCaatgttatcatttatttttgttttggtcattcttcgttaaatcattaataaaaaatatgacatgacttttttttaattaatataacacatttagtcctctTCACCtgcacattttatcaatttaatgcTAATTCTAAATAACTGAAAAAATTTAGCTATCTACATTTACTGTTTCTATCAAATTGGTCCTATTCTCTATCTCCAAACCAATTACTATTAGTTAATTTCGTTTATTCTCTCTATTTTTGTGGGTTGTGTAATTATTGGAAAGAAGATTGTGCGAATGATGATAAATCCAAAGGCTTGTTCACCTAACCTGTCAAAAGGGTGGAGATTATTTACCTgacattttgaattttattttttaataatcaaaatgataaatagttattaaaaatacaataaataatcaGATATTATTTCAAGatttaaaaaagattttaaatattaGTAAAAACTAAATATTTAACTTCCGTTATAATGGTATGCTCTTATACCAATTCCTCGATTTATATTACGTAAAAAATTAGTGAGTgatattaaacttttttttgagaaaaaacaTGGAGTATGCCAAAATAACTGAGcgtgttttttttttgctttaataTTTTTCAACGCCTTATGCACTTTATTTTCTAATTTGTCTAGCTCCTACCAACATTATAATTTTTGGGTGAAAGCTCTGAAGCCGCTATTACCATTGTTTTTTGGGATCATCATCCACATTATCCTAATCTAATtccataattcaaattaaaaattctatcaaCTCAAAacctatatataaaataaataataaaatttatagtttcaatccaattatgaaaatatgcacgacattaaaatgaagaaaaaatattaaattacaagcaaaattaaatttaaacacgcaaatacatatacaaaatattaaataaactaCGATTTTTTATTACGGTGCTATCATCAATTTTGAGATATTGGTGAGTTAATTTGTGACTCTAACTCAATAAATTAcattatcaatataatatatacaattgatgaagataataaattatgtataatataattaaaatataaatatatattaaaataatatttttgttagtgataaaagttaatatttttaatgcaaaaacgTGGGTACAAATTCAATTACATATAAATCTTTTATTGggctttttaaaaaataaaaagattgaaatactctttaataatataatttattttaatcacgaaagagtattttcataatttttctaattAAGTTTGTGCTCGATTAACTCGTGacattaaattaattagaaacttaaataataatagaatGTACGAAAAGAGtaagatcaaattaataaaaattataaatataaaaaattattaaaaatcaaaattaaattaataaaatatataaactataccaattaaaaaaaattataatctatAACCATATATTAAAAGTAGTGTACAAACTATGCCTCTTCCTTAAACAAACAAAGCTCTCCttctttgatattttaaaataatgatataatttcagttttaatctttataaaatatgctaaaattttaaatttatttatttatttataaacctTAGGCTGACATGTGGTACATCTATTATGCTTATTTCTGTTTCATTTTGCAACATTATTTGGTATTTTTAACATGCttgagatttagtcattttttttcactttaaattttaacataattcgATTTTTATAACGTTATtgtttaatcaaaataatatgtagttaaatataatttgaaaatagatttttaaattaaaaaatagagagataaaatttttaaaaataaaagtaaaatgtttaaattttaaatatacaaaatataGAGACTTAAAACTATGGATGTTTTAACCGAACTAGATTGACCAGAATATCAATTCGAAGAGGAGCATCGGATTAATTAAACTGTGAATTGGTACAAATCAATTAAACCATATTgaagtaagttttttttataatttatttaatgaaataatataaaccAATGAGATAATCAATCAAAgaatattttaatctttaaaattaaactctacaattaataaaaataattaattaactcaaAGCTAAATATCGGTCAATCATATTACTTAGGTGATCAAAATACGAGCAGGTCTAGAAAtagtatagtttaccctaaactAATTAATGCGTAGAACTTTGGGGGGAAGCCGTAATATTATCTTGGCGGGCGGGTTCTCGATCCTCTTTCAACTTTCCAATCGATACCATTTGCATCCTCCTGCCTCTCTGCTTCTCAAAATTGAAGCTTTGGAAAACCACGCAGGTCAGCATCTGGTGCTACCCTTCCTTTTCTTGGTTAATACCttactcatatttatatataaaagatgTGGCGGTTTTACGGTTTCCCTTTGCTTGTTTTCCTGCTTCTGTCGCCTGGCTTTTATTTTTCCGGTAAATTGGTTTCTTTTTCGATTTAGTTATGCTTATTGTAAATTGGGTTTTTTTGAATTTATGATAGTTTTTGGGTTGTTTCATTATTCAGAATCATGCCATTcttaaatttgaattcaaaatatgttgGAACCTGCTGTTGCAGTTTAATTATTTGCTTTGTTTCAGAAATTTGGCTCTATGTTTAGTAGTTTCAGATCTTTAATTGGAATTAGAAAGCATCCAATCTCGAATGAGGGAGAAGAAACCCGGATTCCCGGTCCACACTAATAGAGCTTCCGACTTGAAATTTGATGGTTTTTTACTTGGTTTAAGGTAAGGTTTAGAGGGATTTGATTTAGGCTGAAATAGTGCAGGAAGTGAAGAATTGGAACAAAGAATTTGTTTTCACAGTTCAATTTCCTCAGTCTTCACTTCTGGGTTCCAATGTCATGAAGGATTCGCACCTGCTTTAACCTTGTATGGTTCATTCTACCGCTTCAAATAAACGATAATTTCTCATTaacttgtttaaaaaattaagtccTAAATAAGACTGACTTCTATTCCTAATAAAATAGATCTTTTGTTTCCCAATGCTCCTGCCAGATCGTTCTCTtattttgagagttatttttATGCATAGGTGTAATGTCATTGCATTGATGTAGTTTTATTCTTCACTTTTTTCCCCTCAAATTCGTTTTTTTTTGGGGTAATTTGACATATCGTTTTTGtttattgattttctttctttaaaatctGGAAATGGTAAATCTTGCAGTCTTAGTCATCTCTTAtttaaaaccttttttttctttactttttttttagtgACTAATCAATcttttctttgtatattctttgtcTTGGTTGCTTTCAGGAGTGACGATTTCTATGTAATTGATATTTTATTCTATTTGTTGTCTATTTGTCAGTGTAGGTTAAAAGGGGGGGAAAAATCAAAACGTGTTATtgattctttttcattttatcatGACCGAAAAAGACCCAAGCCACTTCACGAGATTTTCTTCTATTCCTTAGTGTTAACCTATATTACTCGGTGTTGAGTGGGAGTATCTGATATAGGttagattttctaaattttttcctGTATTTGGAGGATCTTTGGAGTCATAAACTCATATGTATGACAGTATGTGTGTGTCAAACAGGTGTGCTTCAAGAAAAATGTAGAGTCCAAGCAATATAGCTGTTAAGAACATATTGCTTTCCTTGTCAgcagtgattttttttttaattcctgcttttcttttgatttttttgtgttAAATCTCATTGATCTCATATCCAGCGAATGTCCAGTTTAattttttgttcccttttttgGACGAACTTGTTCTTTTTCAATGATCTAGAATTATATTAAAACCCCCCCTCTAAACATCTCCATTTCTTTGAAAAAGCTTTGAAAAAAACAATCTTGAAATATGTAATGGTCAAGCTAGTCTTATgattcttcctttcttttcttgtattaccctttgGTAACTAGTATCCCTACAGTTAATGTCAGTAGTAATGttatttcttcttccttttcccataaatttttggtattgatCCTATCTCCAGGTcacttttcaaataaaaaatgggATAATTTCCTAGTTTTTCTTTTCCGATAATCTAGAAGTACATCTTAATGACAAATACCCTAACTAATATTTCTGTTTAAATGTATCAGGCTTTCAAGAAGCCATCCATGGATAGTCTCCAAATATACGCAAATAATAGTGATGAGGAAGACCTAAGTCACCAGCCATCTACTCCGTCTGCAGACTCTTCACCCCCACGGCTCATCCCCTCCAAATCTGCAGCACCAAAGGTTGATGACACAATGCTTGCCCTAACTGCAGCAGAAGCACGCCAAGCCCAATCAAGGCCCATTGATCCAACCCAGCATGTTGTTGCCTTCAATCCAACCTATGACCAACTCTGGGCTCCTACCTATGGCCCAGCTCATCCATATGCCAAGGATGGAATTGCCCAGGGCATGCGCAACCACAAGCTGGGATTTGTTGAGGATGCCTCCATTGACTCTTTTGTTTTTGATGAGCAATACAACACCTTCCACAAATATGGTTATGCGGCCGACCCTTCAGGAAGCAACTATATTGGTGATTTGGATGCTTTACAGAAGAATGATGCCATTTCAGTCTATAACATCCCACAAAATGAGCAAAAGAAGCGAAAAATTGAGAGGGAGAAGGATGAGGATGAGGTTGATCCAACAGAGATCGATAATCCAGCTACTGATGTGTGGTTGATGAAGAATAAAAGGAGTCCTTGGGCAGGTAAAAAAGAGGGGGTGCAAACAGAGTTGACAGAGGAGCAAAAGAAGTATGCAGAGGAGTATGCAAAGAAGAAAGAGGAGAAAGGCCATCAAGGTGAGAAAGGCGAACATGTGGTGGATAAGACTACCTTTCATGGCAAAGAGGAGAGAGACTACCAAGGAAGGTCTTGGATTGCACCTCCTAAGGATGCAAAAGCAACGAATGATCATTGTTATATACCAAAGAGATTAGTACACACTTGGAGTGGGCACACAAAAGGTGTCTCAGCTATTCGGTTCTTCCCCAAATATGGGCACTTAATTCTCTCTGCAGGGATGGATACTAAAGTGAAGATATGGGATGTGTTTAATTCAGGAAAGTGTATGAGGACATACATGGGTCATTCTAAGGCAGTAAGagatatttcattttgtaatgatGGCACTAAATTTTTGACCGCTGGATATGACAAGAACATTAAGTATTGGGATACTGAAACCGGGCAGGTTATTTCTACTTTCTCAACTGGGAAGATTCCATATGTAGTTAAGCTTAACCCTGATGAAGATAAGCAGAATATTCTTTTAGCAGGTATGAGTGATAAGAAGATTGTCCAGTGGGATATTAATACTGGACAAATTACACAAGAGTATGATCAGCATTTGGGGGCAGTGAATACCATTACATTTGTGGATAACAACCGGAGATTCGTTACATCAAGTGATGACAAATCACTTCGAGTGTGGGAATTTGGAATTCCTGTTGTTATCAAGTATATTAGTGAGCCTCACATGCATTCTATGCCATCTATTTCGCTTCACCCCAACACGAATTGGCTTGCAGCTCAAAGTTTGGATAACCAAATTCTTATTTACAGTACCAGAGAAAGATTTCAGCTTAATAAGAAAAAAAGGTTTGCTGGGCACATTGTGGCCGGCTATGCTTGCCAAGTCAATTTTTCACCAGATGGACGCTTTGTTATGTCTGGAGATGGAGAGGGTAAGTGCTGGTTCTGGGACTGGAAGAGCTGCAAAGTTTTTAGGATTCTCAAGTGCCATGAGGGAGTTTGCATTGGGTGTGAGTGGCATCCTCTGGAGCAAAGTAAAGTTGCTACTTGTGGCTGGGATGGCTTGATTAAGTACTGGTGAGCAACCTCTTGTTGATGGCTGTTTTAGTTGGATAGTTTTGTTCTTGTTCTATATATTTATGTTTGCAGCTTCctcctctttatttttttttcctttcctttttggGAAATAGGATCATTCTTTTAAATATCATGAACCAGTTAGAAAATTTTCTACTGAAGAAACTCTTTATCAGGATTAGTCAATAAAATCTAGACACATTATGAGGAGCATATCACCTTGAATTATTGTAGTGCAAATAATCAATTACAGTCCTGAACTGTGTAGATCCCATGAAGATATTATGTTGAACCTATTCTCTTAAGTGGTGCACCCCTATGTATTTCTGTCTTTAGATTAGATCATTGCAGGGGGAAATGCTTCCAAATTATGAGCCACATAGTTCTTAGTTCCACCAACATATTTACATGATACCTTTGTACGATATTGCATACTGCAAAGCAACTCCTCTTTGATAGGAAGAAGACACTAGTCTCTTGCTAATCTCTGCCCTTCCTAGACCAATAGCTTCTGCCAAGAGAGACTTGCTGCCATTATTTATACTAGTCATGCTTTAAGAAACAACACAGCAGCTCCTGCATATCTATTCTACTACTCAAACAGCCCCATCAACCGTTATCCACCTAGAAAATTCCTTGGCTTGTTGGCAAAAGGGAGCTAAGGTCGCTCCTTCCTTATTTGCTAATCCCATCACAAATGATCTTATAATAAGTCCATGTGATGAATAGGACAAAGTGGTTCTAAATTTGGTTGATCATATAATCCATCTGTCTCTACATTTTTTTTTAGCAAGATGATCATTGATCACTAAGGGTCACACTAGCATTTCTAAATCCTTAATATGAATGGTTAAAGTAGGGGCAGGGGGGACGGGGAAGAGTTTTGAAGCAGGACCTTCATTTCAGAGGAGATGTAGATACTAGATAACCATTAAGGCAATTCCTCAGAATGAAGGAAAGAAGTGATGTAGATTGGGTAGAGTTAAGGCAACGCCTCAGCCACTTTGTAATTGCCAGAGTAGAGCAGATGGAAGCAGGAGAAGTGACATGGAAAGAGACTGGGGAATGTTATCCAAATCTTATTTGTTTGCATAGCTACCTATGTTATAGTACTTGCATTTAATTGTTCACATCGGCGTTAGTTGCATTTAATTATAGTAGTCTATTCCATTTAGAACTCGATAAATGGCACTAAGATGTAGCCTAACTTGTGCTACTCGTTTTGCAGGGACTAATTTTGTTT
The sequence above is drawn from the Gossypium hirsutum isolate 1008001.06 chromosome A05, Gossypium_hirsutum_v2.1, whole genome shotgun sequence genome and encodes:
- the LOC107907517 gene encoding pre-mRNA-processing factor 17 isoform X2, which codes for MRRTLGGSRNIILAGGFSILFQLSNRYHLHPPASLLLKIEALENHAGQHLVLPFLFLVNTLLIFIYKRCGGFTVSLCLFSCFCRLAFIFPAFKKPSMDSLQIYANNSDEEDLSHQPSTPSADSSPPRLIPSKSAAPKVDDTMLALTAAEARQAQSRPIDPTQHVVAFNPTYDQLWAPTYGPAHPYAKDGIAQGMRNHKLGFVEDASIDSFVFDEQYNTFHKYGYAADPSGSNYIGDLDALQKNDAISVYNIPQNEQKKRKIEREKDEDEVDPTEIDNPATDVWLMKNKRSPWAGKKEGVQTELTEEQKKYAEEYAKKKEEKGHQGEKGEHVVDKTTFHGKEERDYQGRSWIAPPKDAKATNDHCYIPKRLVHTWSGHTKGVSAIRFFPKYGHLILSAGMDTKVKIWDVFNSGKCMRTYMGHSKAVRDISFCNDGTKFLTAGYDKNIKYWDTETGQVISTFSTGKIPYVVKLNPDEDKQNILLAGMSDKKIVQWDINTGQITQEYDQHLGAVNTITFVDNNRRFVTSSDDKSLRVWEFGIPVVIKYISEPHMHSMPSISLHPNTNWLAAQSLDNQILIYSTRERFQLNKKKRFAGHIVAGYACQVNFSPDGRFVMSGDGEGKCWFWDWKSCKVFRILKCHEGVCIGCEWHPLEQSKVATCGWDGLIKYW
- the LOC107907517 gene encoding pre-mRNA-processing factor 17 isoform X1: MRRTLGGSRNIILAGGFSILFQLSNRYHLHPPASLLLKIEALENHAGQHLVLPFLFLVNTLLIFIYKRCGGFTVSLCLFSCFCRLAFIFPAFKKPSMDSLQIYANNSDEEDLSHQPSTPSADSSPPRLIPSKSAAPKVDDTMLALTAAEARQAQSRPIDPTQHVVAFNPTYDQLWAPTYGPAHPYAKDGIAQGMRNHKLGFVEDASIDSFVFDEQYNTFHKYGYAADPSGSNYIGDLDALQKNDAISVYNIPQNEQKKRKIEREKDEDEVDPTEIDNPATDVWLMKNKRSPWAGKKEGVQTELTEEQKKYAEEYAKKKEEKGHQGEKGEHVVDKTTFHGKEERDYQGRSWIAPPKDAKATNDHCYIPKRLVHTWSGHTKGVSAIRFFPKYGHLILSAGMDTKVKIWDVFNSGKCMRTYMGHSKAVRDISFCNDGTKFLTAGYDKNIKYWDTETGQVISTFSTGKIPYVVKLNPDEDKQNILLAGMSDKKIVQWDINTGQITQEYDQHLGAVNTITFVDNNRRFVTSSDDKSLRVWEFGIPVVIKYISEPHMHSMPSISLHPNTNWLAAQSLDNQILIYSTRERFQLNKKKRFAGHIVAGYACQVNFSPDGRFVMSGDGEGKCWFWDWKSCKVFRILKCHEGVCIGCEWHPLEQSKVATCGWDGLIKYWD
- the LOC107907517 gene encoding pre-mRNA-processing factor 17 isoform X3, producing MDSLQIYANNSDEEDLSHQPSTPSADSSPPRLIPSKSAAPKVDDTMLALTAAEARQAQSRPIDPTQHVVAFNPTYDQLWAPTYGPAHPYAKDGIAQGMRNHKLGFVEDASIDSFVFDEQYNTFHKYGYAADPSGSNYIGDLDALQKNDAISVYNIPQNEQKKRKIEREKDEDEVDPTEIDNPATDVWLMKNKRSPWAGKKEGVQTELTEEQKKYAEEYAKKKEEKGHQGEKGEHVVDKTTFHGKEERDYQGRSWIAPPKDAKATNDHCYIPKRLVHTWSGHTKGVSAIRFFPKYGHLILSAGMDTKVKIWDVFNSGKCMRTYMGHSKAVRDISFCNDGTKFLTAGYDKNIKYWDTETGQVISTFSTGKIPYVVKLNPDEDKQNILLAGMSDKKIVQWDINTGQITQEYDQHLGAVNTITFVDNNRRFVTSSDDKSLRVWEFGIPVVIKYISEPHMHSMPSISLHPNTNWLAAQSLDNQILIYSTRERFQLNKKKRFAGHIVAGYACQVNFSPDGRFVMSGDGEGKCWFWDWKSCKVFRILKCHEGVCIGCEWHPLEQSKVATCGWDGLIKYWD